The Pseudomonas sp. FP2309 genome has a window encoding:
- a CDS encoding pyridoxamine 5'-phosphate oxidase family protein, with protein sequence MNPVEQSPWHAGERQMQHSAGVAERMAVIGPKVIRDHLPEQHRDFYPLLPYLLLGVVDAQGIPWATLVEGAPGFAHSPDPHRLLVDSLPSSADPARAALHPGAAVGVLGIDLSTRRRNRMNGRVGALDHAGFSVDVVHTFGNCPKYIQLRPVEGIARKPGTEAEHSNGLDAADQALIRHADTFFVASYVDVEGERSVDVSHRGGNSGFVRVDADVLTIPDFAGNLFFNTLGNLATNPVAGLLFIDFASGDVLQIAGRTALIPDGPDVAAFEGAQRLWTVTVEHVVRRPAALALRWQFAEFSPFSLATGRW encoded by the coding sequence ATGAACCCTGTCGAACAGTCCCCCTGGCACGCCGGCGAACGGCAGATGCAGCACAGTGCCGGCGTTGCCGAGCGCATGGCCGTGATCGGGCCCAAAGTGATTCGTGATCATCTTCCCGAGCAGCACCGCGACTTTTATCCCTTGCTGCCCTACTTGTTGCTGGGCGTGGTTGACGCTCAAGGCATCCCATGGGCGACGTTGGTGGAAGGCGCGCCGGGGTTTGCCCATTCGCCCGACCCACATCGTTTGCTGGTCGACAGCCTGCCCTCCAGCGCCGACCCCGCCCGCGCCGCGCTGCACCCCGGTGCCGCAGTGGGCGTGCTGGGTATCGACCTCAGCACCCGCCGCCGCAACCGCATGAACGGCCGTGTCGGCGCCCTGGATCACGCGGGGTTTTCGGTGGACGTGGTGCACACCTTCGGCAACTGTCCCAAGTACATCCAACTGCGCCCCGTGGAGGGCATCGCACGTAAACCCGGCACCGAGGCCGAGCATTCCAACGGCCTGGACGCTGCCGACCAAGCGCTGATCCGCCACGCCGACACCTTCTTCGTCGCCAGCTACGTTGACGTCGAGGGCGAACGCTCGGTGGACGTGTCCCATCGCGGCGGCAACAGCGGCTTCGTGCGCGTGGACGCAGACGTGCTGACCATTCCGGATTTCGCCGGCAACCTGTTCTTCAACACCCTCGGCAACCTGGCGACCAACCCGGTGGCGGGGTTGTTGTTTATCGACTTTGCATCGGGCGACGTACTGCAAATCGCCGGGCGCACCGCGTTGATCCCTGACGGCCCTGACGTGGCTGCGTTCGAGGGCGCGCAGCGGTTGTGGACGGTAACCGTTGAGCACGTGGTGCGGCGCCCGGCCGCCTTGGCATTGCGCTGGCAGTTTGCTGAGTTTTCGCCGTTCAGTCTGGCGACGGGGCGTTGGTAG
- a CDS encoding LysR substrate-binding domain-containing protein, which translates to MERYRDMQLFAALAAQPSLAAAARSARVSGPTLVRAVARLEARLHLPLLQRSTRGVSLTDAGNAYLADCVRLLAAVDAAEASAKGLHVQAQGNLRVFLPLLFSRYVMAPVLAGYLERYPEVRLHASYHDYYPNLHEEGLDVAILVGGLPDSALIARPIGHVRQVVCASPDYLAAHGEPRHPSELKRHALVAAAESVFWEFPGYSLKARARLGCATVQGAINAAVHGAGVMRGLSYPVHEPLRSGQLRRILAGYEGPPLPVHVVYGEGRHAPMRVRSFVEHCVTALRAHPAFQLA; encoded by the coding sequence ATGGAGCGTTATCGCGATATGCAGTTGTTCGCGGCGCTGGCCGCGCAACCGAGCCTGGCCGCGGCGGCGCGCAGTGCGCGTGTCTCCGGCCCAACCCTGGTGCGCGCGGTGGCCCGTCTGGAAGCGCGCCTGCACCTGCCGTTACTGCAACGCAGCACCCGCGGGGTAAGCCTCACCGATGCCGGCAACGCTTACCTGGCCGACTGCGTACGGTTGCTGGCGGCGGTGGATGCCGCCGAGGCCTCGGCCAAGGGTTTGCACGTGCAGGCCCAAGGCAACCTGCGGGTGTTCCTGCCGTTGCTGTTCAGTCGCTATGTGATGGCGCCTGTGTTGGCCGGCTATCTGGAGCGCTACCCCGAGGTGCGCCTGCACGCGTCTTATCACGATTACTACCCGAACCTGCATGAAGAGGGCCTGGACGTGGCGATCCTGGTGGGTGGCCTGCCCGACTCGGCGCTCATCGCACGGCCCATCGGGCACGTACGACAGGTGGTGTGCGCCAGCCCCGATTACCTCGCCGCCCATGGCGAGCCGCGGCACCCGAGCGAGCTGAAACGGCACGCACTGGTCGCCGCTGCCGAGTCGGTGTTTTGGGAATTTCCGGGCTATTCACTCAAAGCCCGCGCCCGGTTGGGCTGCGCCACGGTGCAAGGCGCGATCAATGCCGCCGTGCACGGCGCGGGCGTGATGCGTGGCCTGAGTTACCCCGTGCATGAACCCCTGCGCAGTGGGCAATTGCGCCGGATCCTGGCGGGCTATGAAGGACCGCCGCTGCCCGTGCACGTGGTGTACGGCGAGGGCCGTCATGCGCCGATGCGCGTGCGCAGTTTTGTCGAGCACTGCGTGACCGCGTTGCGCGCCCATCCGGCATTTCAGCTGGCGTAA